The following proteins are co-located in the Primulina tabacum isolate GXHZ01 chromosome 11, ASM2559414v2, whole genome shotgun sequence genome:
- the LOC142518726 gene encoding ATP-dependent Clp protease proteolytic subunit-related protein 4, chloroplastic-like, producing the protein MASHVLPTAGITLSMSPLLASSYSSFKPSLCTNFISPIVGGWVSGDFSGKKIYSASLKPFSSISCGKRGVVTMVIPFSRGSAWEQAPPDLASYLYKNRIVYLGMSLVPSVTELILAEFLYLQYEDEEKPIYLYINSTGTTKGGEKLGYETEAFAVYDVMRYVKPPIFTLCVGNAWGEAALLLAAGAKGNRSALPSSTIMIKQPIARFQGQATDVEVMRKEIRNVKAELVKLYAKHIGKSPEQIEEDIRRPKYFSPSEAVEYGIIDKVLYNERGDEDRGVMSDLKKAQLI; encoded by the exons ATGGCTTCTCACGTTTTGCCCACAGCCGGAATCACCCTTAGCATGAGCCCACTTCTAGCATCTTCATACTCTTCTTTTAAACCTTCTCTTTGCACCAATTTTATATCTCCAATCGTGGGTGGCTGGGTCTCGGGTGACTTTTCGGGTAAAAAAATCTATTCCGCTTCACTCAAACCTTTTTCCTCAATCTCTTGTGGCAAAAGGGGTGTCGTCACAATG GTTATTCCCTTCTCTAGGGGAAGTGCTTGGGAGCAAGCTCCACCAGATTTGGCATCGTACTTGTACAAGAATCGGATTGTCTACTTGGGAATGTCTTTGGTTCCATCTGTCACTGAATTGATACTTGCAGAATTCCTTTACCTGCAGTACGAAGATGAGGAAAAACCAATTTACCTTTATATAAATTCGACTGGGACAACCAAG GGTGGGGAGAAGTTGGGCTATGAGACAGAAGCTTTTGCAGTATATGATGTTATGAG GTATGTGAAGCCACCGATTTTTACACTGTGTGTTGGCAATGCTTGGGGAGAAGCAGCTTTGCTATTGGCTGCTGGTGCTAAGGGGAATCGTTCTGCCTTACCATCCTCAACAATCATGATAAAACAG CCAATTGCCAGATTTCAGGGTCAAGCCACTGATGTAGAGGTCATGAGGAAAGAGATTAGAAATGTGAAGGCGGAGTTG GTTAAGCTCTATGCAAAACACATTGGAAAATCACCGGAGCAGATTGAAGAAGACATAAGGCGTCCAAAATATTTCAGTCCGAGTGAGGCCGTGGAATATGGGATCATAGACAAG GTTCTGTACAATGAAAGGGGTGATGAAGATAGAGGAGTTATGTCCGACCTCAAGAAGGCACAACTTATTTAA